From Anaerolineae bacterium, one genomic window encodes:
- a CDS encoding DeoR/GlpR family DNA-binding transcription regulator: protein MLKSERQSEILQEVVRRGTISVAELAARLKVSEITIRRDLDELGKLGYLQRIRGGARRQIPRVPEPPVVQRQLAQAREKWAIGLAAVELIHDGDVIALDASSTVLELARMITMRSWHNLQVVTNSLIIAHELTGIPGVRLVLIGGSINYEEMAVFGTMAEEMLRWINVDKLFLGCRGIDPRVGLSNDLQAEVLIGTERALVAASRQVIVLADHTKFGQVFLLQSVPVAELDLIITDSLTPEELLQEFRRQDIQVIVAPVEDGANALTDQPSEALKG, encoded by the coding sequence GTGCTAAAGTCGGAACGTCAGAGCGAGATCCTCCAAGAAGTAGTCCGACGGGGTACGATCTCCGTGGCCGAGCTGGCAGCGCGCTTGAAGGTGAGCGAGATCACCATCCGGCGCGACCTAGATGAGCTGGGCAAGCTAGGGTATCTGCAGCGCATCCGTGGCGGCGCTCGCCGGCAGATACCGCGCGTGCCAGAGCCTCCGGTCGTGCAACGCCAGTTAGCCCAGGCCAGGGAGAAGTGGGCCATCGGCCTGGCCGCAGTGGAGCTCATCCATGATGGCGACGTGATAGCGCTGGATGCTAGCTCCACCGTGCTAGAGCTAGCACGCATGATCACTATGCGCTCCTGGCATAATCTCCAGGTAGTCACCAACAGCCTGATCATCGCGCACGAGCTGACAGGCATCCCTGGGGTCCGACTGGTGTTAATCGGCGGCAGCATCAACTACGAGGAGATGGCCGTCTTCGGCACCATGGCCGAAGAGATGTTAAGGTGGATCAATGTGGACAAGCTCTTCTTGGGCTGCCGGGGGATCGATCCCCGAGTCGGTCTTTCCAACGACCTTCAGGCTGAAGTCCTGATCGGCACGGAACGCGCTCTGGTGGCCGCCTCCCGTCAAGTTATCGTCCTGGCCGACCATACCAAATTTGGCCAGGTGTTTCTGTTGCAAAGCGTGCCGGTCGCCGAATTAGACCTCATCATCACCGACAGCCTGACACCGGAAGAGCTCTTGCAGGAGTTTCGCCGACAGGATATCCAGGTGATCGTGGCTCCCGTAGAGGACGGAGCTAACGCCCTAACGGATCAGCCTTCCGAGGCCCTGAAAGGCTAA
- a CDS encoding SIS domain-containing protein, with translation MDVTSSHRLRADGSSRYLADWYGQPSSLIRSAMALNDQWPQILAAAEWLRQRSPLLITGIGSSYHAGLALDAFLARRGWIAKVVDASELVYHHPIPPGAGLIVASRSGQSVEIVKLMEKCRALRVPVAAVTNVPESPLTAYARSVIHLRTDFDHLVSLRMYTALVQGLLALGAAICDPNATFPADLLIQAWQSVAKRLDTWHALIRESGFFRHGAVYYALARGGSWASANEARLLLEEGGKAGATALTTGAFRHGPQEVIDPRFRALLWIPADPPLREYDLALAEDIQRTGARCLIIGTDLQQVPFSGLTVELPLIESDWQPILDVIPAQIGAYEHALSWGKNPDAFTYCPYVVSTEGGL, from the coding sequence ATGGACGTGACGTCTTCTCATCGCCTTCGCGCGGATGGCTCATCCCGATACCTGGCCGACTGGTACGGACAGCCCTCTAGCCTGATCCGATCGGCGATGGCGTTGAATGATCAGTGGCCGCAAATCCTCGCTGCGGCTGAGTGGTTGCGCCAGCGTTCCCCCCTGCTCATCACTGGCATCGGCAGCTCCTATCACGCCGGGCTAGCCCTGGATGCTTTCCTCGCCCGCCGTGGGTGGATCGCCAAGGTCGTGGACGCCTCGGAGCTGGTTTATCATCATCCGATCCCGCCGGGAGCTGGGTTGATCGTGGCCTCGCGCAGCGGCCAGAGCGTCGAGATCGTTAAGCTGATGGAGAAGTGTCGCGCGCTCCGGGTCCCGGTGGCAGCTGTCACCAACGTGCCTGAGAGCCCTCTGACTGCCTATGCCCGCAGCGTGATCCATCTACGTACCGATTTCGACCACCTGGTCTCGCTGCGCATGTACACGGCGCTGGTCCAGGGGTTGCTAGCGCTGGGGGCCGCCATCTGCGATCCCAATGCCACGTTCCCCGCCGATCTTCTGATCCAGGCTTGGCAGTCGGTCGCGAAACGATTGGATACGTGGCATGCGCTCATCCGGGAAAGTGGCTTCTTTCGCCATGGGGCTGTTTATTACGCGCTGGCGCGCGGCGGCAGTTGGGCCAGCGCCAATGAAGCCCGCTTGCTGTTAGAAGAGGGCGGCAAAGCCGGTGCCACGGCTCTCACCACGGGCGCCTTTCGGCATGGCCCCCAGGAGGTGATTGACCCTCGTTTTCGCGCCCTGCTATGGATTCCGGCGGATCCTCCGCTACGCGAGTACGACTTGGCGCTGGCCGAGGATATCCAGAGGACGGGCGCGCGCTGCCTGATCATCGGCACAGATCTACAACAGGTGCCCTTCTCTGGGCTGACAGTCGAGCTGCCGCTGATCGAGTCGGATTGGCAGCCCATTCTGGATGTGATCCCTGCGCAGATCGGCGCCTATGAGCATGCCCTCTCCTGGGGCAAGAACCCGGACGCGTTTACGTATTGCCCATATGTGGTGAGCACCGAGGGAGGACTATAG
- a CDS encoding endo-1,3-alpha-glucanase family glycosylhydrolase, whose protein sequence is MRKRLTHCAFLVCIAGQALMALGWQPPPAMADSVERLVLAFYYTWFDERTWTPDQVPDFPLEPYVSRDPAVMRRHIEQAKQAGIDAFVVSWYGPQVENNQTETNFAIMLNEAAAQGFRLAVDFEVRSPFYRSQDDVIRALQHLIQHHAQHPAYLRWQGKPVIFFWRNQSVFRAEGQSALTAWQHIRSQVDPHRQTIWIAEGVDVSFLEVFDGHHLYTVTWNPPTDPARTAAKFSRLVREAAARLGQPKLWVATVMPGWDSTRAGRGSGFVRSREDGAYYAYTWQAALASAPDWVIITSFNEWREGTYIEPSRAYGDRYLHLTAEWSARFKSGEIPTPAAPPAVLITPPSRPRPTPTPLPTPRPIPKRWQKLLER, encoded by the coding sequence ATGCGGAAGCGACTGACCCATTGCGCTTTTCTCGTATGCATCGCCGGTCAAGCTCTGATGGCCCTTGGATGGCAACCACCGCCAGCGATGGCAGACTCGGTGGAACGGCTCGTGTTGGCCTTCTACTACACCTGGTTCGACGAGAGAACCTGGACGCCTGACCAAGTGCCCGATTTTCCCTTAGAGCCTTATGTCTCGCGAGACCCCGCAGTGATGCGCCGTCACATCGAGCAGGCCAAGCAGGCTGGCATTGACGCTTTTGTTGTCTCCTGGTATGGTCCCCAGGTAGAGAACAACCAAACAGAGACGAACTTTGCGATCATGCTGAACGAGGCAGCGGCCCAGGGCTTCCGGCTGGCCGTGGACTTCGAGGTGCGGTCGCCCTTCTACCGCAGCCAGGACGACGTTATTCGCGCGCTGCAGCACCTGATCCAACACCACGCGCAACACCCAGCTTACCTCCGCTGGCAGGGTAAGCCGGTGATCTTCTTCTGGCGCAACCAATCGGTCTTTCGGGCCGAGGGTCAGTCGGCTTTGACGGCCTGGCAGCATATCCGCTCACAAGTGGACCCTCATCGCCAGACGATCTGGATCGCTGAAGGGGTGGATGTTTCCTTCCTGGAGGTGTTCGATGGGCACCACCTGTACACGGTTACCTGGAACCCGCCTACCGATCCGGCGCGCACGGCGGCCAAGTTCTCTCGCCTGGTGCGAGAGGCCGCGGCCCGACTGGGGCAGCCGAAGCTGTGGGTGGCGACGGTAATGCCCGGCTGGGACAGCACTCGTGCCGGGCGTGGTAGCGGATTTGTGCGCAGCCGGGAGGATGGCGCCTACTACGCCTATACTTGGCAAGCGGCACTCGCCAGCGCGCCGGACTGGGTGATCATCACCTCGTTTAACGAGTGGCGCGAGGGCACCTATATCGAGCCAAGCCGAGCCTATGGAGATCGCTATCTGCACTTGACGGCCGAATGGTCGGCGCGATTCAAGTCCGGTGAGATCCCCACGCCAGCGGCGCCGCCAGCCGTGTTGATCACTCCCCCCTCACGTCCACGCCC